In one Betta splendens chromosome 14, fBetSpl5.4, whole genome shotgun sequence genomic region, the following are encoded:
- the LOC114869785 gene encoding complement factor B-like — MFSRASSFSTLFHSLRLNMGFSGWRWFAALFGLLCLGKVQSDCTEDNMNMEGGSYTLTRQLKTGSMLVYRCDDQDYHPYPVLTRTCQPNNMWKPAPQKWKPQRCKPVECPDPSVIKYGQVTPPQESYYVNNVTTYECSAGYRMKGSARRVCLPNGKWSGKTPICSRDSQSACGDPGVPPGASRTGNSFDFDDTVTYTCNGNLFLVGSKERKCLENGQWTGIEPACYYRHTYDTSLEISQEFGSAIMETLTLDTDPIQQWTNIRVAKESQLNIYIAMDISPSIEETQFNDAKGAIVTLIRKLASFSVSPNYEIFFFSSEIYEVVNIVEFMDKKQEERQQILKKVSDFTLDDGNSGTNINQAYRTIDERMGLIKERVKEDFKEHRHVIIVFTDGAYNMGGSPLPTVKRIQDQINLVQSGRDEASKQDYLDMFVFAMGAEIDDDVLKPLTTTKNDKRHYFRLPRNFRELQASLDLIIDESNVRGLCGLHKIREDGKNINELIDPSNMRSYFPWYASITLKHGRNYCFGSLVSPDFVLTAAHCFKFGDLPEDVKVVIDDGHGKEKKVANFTLHPNYNVNAKVKEGVKDFYDYDVALIQLEEPVVISANARPICIPCTQETSDALQLVGNTTCKQQEDILFKTQLEQVSFLSKSGDKVKERDAYVKLGDNRDECIKHALKAEGITATDPKIPVTDNFLCTGGVQPFVDDRACKGDGGGSVYKIYEYRAVQVGLVSWGTLDCDAAREQRSNKDSRDFHINLFKVLPFLKSILGGDKSDYTPLTFLEN; from the exons ATGTTCAGCAGAGCCTCCTCATTCTCCACATTGTTCCACAGTTTAAGGCTCAACATGGGATTTTCTGGCTGGAGATGGTTTGCTGCTCTTTtcggcctcctctgcctcg GTAAAGTCCAATCTGATTGTACAGAAGACAATATGAACATGGAAGGAGGTAGTTACACACTGACCAGACAGCTGAAAACTGGCAGCATGCTGGTCTACCGATGTGATGATCAGGACTACCATCCTTACCCTGTTCTGACCCGCACATGTCAGCCGAATAACATGTGGAAACCAGCACCCCAAAAATGGAAGCCTCAGAGATGCAAGC CGGTTGAATGTCCAGATCCCAGTGTCATAAAGTATGGACAAGTTACTCCTCCTCAGGAGAGTTACTATGTGAATAATGTGACCACGTATGAGTGCAGCGCTGGATACAGAATGAAAGGCTCAGCCAGACGGGTTTGCCTCCCAAATGGGAAGTGGAGTGGAAAAACGCCAATCTGTAGCAGAGACT CACAAAGTGCATGTGGTGACCCTGGTGTCCCACCTGGTGCCTCCAGAACAGGGAACTCCTTTGACTTTGACGACACAGTGACGTATACCTGCAATGGCAATTTATTTCTGGTGGGGTCCAAAGAAAGAAAGTGTCTGGAGAACGGCCAGTGGACGGGCATTGAGCCAGCATGCTATT acagacacacttaTGACACGTCCCTGGAGATTTCACAGGAATTTGGTAGTGCAATCATGGAGACTCTCACTTTAGATACAG ACCCAATACAGCAGTGGACAAATATCAGGGTTGCAAAAGAATCTCAACTCAACATCTACATCGCCATGGATATTTCTCCGAGTATTGAAGAAACGCAATTCAATGATGCAAAAGGTGCCATCGTAACACTCATTAGAAAG CTTGCATCCTTCAGTGTGTCCCCAAACTATGAaatcttctttttctcctcggAAATATATGAAGTTGTCAACATTGTTGAGTTTATGGACAAGAAACAAGAAGAAAGGCAACAAATTCTTAAAAAAGTATCAGATTTTACATTAGATG ACGGAAATAGTGGAACAAATATAAATCAGGCATACAGAACCATCGATGAGAGAATGGGTCTCATAAAGGAACGAGTGAAGGAAGATTTCAAGGAGCATCGACACGTGATCATTGTTTTTACAGATG GTGCTTATAATATGGGTGGTTCACCTTTACCCACTGTGAAAAGGATTCAGGACCAGATAAACCTGGTTCAAAGTGGAAGAGATGAAGCTTCAAAACAAGACTATCttg atatgtttgtttttgctatGGGAGCTGAGATTGATGATGATGTTCTGAAGCCCCTGACAACTACTAAAAATGATAAACGGCATTACTTCAGATTGCCGAGAAATTTCAGAGAATTGCAAGCATCCTTAGATTTAATTATTG ATGAAAGCAATGTTCGAGGTCTATGTGGTCTTCACAAGATAAGGGAGGAtggtaaaaatataaatgagcTTATAGACCCAAGCAACATGAGGAGTTATTTTCCATGGTACGCATCCATTACTCTCAAG CATGGAAGGAATTACTGCTTTGGCTCCTTGGTGTCCCCTGATTTTGTCttgactgctgctcactgcttcaAATTTGGAGATTTACCAGAAGATGTGAAAGTAGTGATCGATGACGGACACGGCAAAG AGAAAAAAGTAGCAAATTTCACATTGCACCCAAATTACAATGTTAACGCTAAAGTAAAGGAGGGTGTGAAAGACTTCTATGACTATGATGTTGCTCTCATCCAACTGGAGGAGCCTGTTGTAATATCTGCTAATGCAAG ACCTATTTGCATACCATGCACCCAGGAGACCAGTGATGCTCTACAGCTGGTTGGCAACACCACCTGTAAGCAACAAG AGGACATTCTGTTTAAGACTCAACTTGAACAAGTGTCTTTCTTGTCCAAAAGTGGAGACAAAGTAAAGGAAAGGGATGCTTACGTTAAGCTTGGGGATAAT AGAGATGAATGCATCAAACATGCACTAAAAGCAGAGGGCATCACAGCAACAGATCCAAAGATTCCTGTGACTGATAACTTCCTGTGCACTGGTGGTGTTCAACCCTTTGTAGATGATAGAGCATGTAAAG GTGATGGTGGAGGCTCTGTGTACAAAATCTATGAATATCGTGCAGTTCAG GTTGGCTTGGTCAGCTGGGGAACCCTAGACTGTGATGCTGCCAGGGAACAAAGGTCAAATAAGGACTCCAGAGATTTCCACATTAATCTTTTTAAAGTTCTTCCCTTTCTTAAATCTATTCTTGGAGGTGATAAATCAGATTACACACCACTGACATTTTTGGAGAACTAA
- the LOC114869784 gene encoding complement factor B-like: MFSSCRASSFSPLFHSLRLNMGFSGWRWFAALFGLLCLAGRVQSDCTEDNMNMEGGSYTLTRQLTTGSMLVYRCDDQDYHPYPVLTRTCQPNNMWKPAPQKWRPQRCKLGECPDPSVLDHGYVFPPQERYYVHNVTTYECYAGYRMKGSARRVCLPNGKWSGKTPICSRDTQSACGDPGVPPGASRTGNSFDVGNTVTYTCNGNLFLVGSKERKCLENGQWTGIEPACYYRHTYDTSLEISQAFGSSIMETLTMLDTDQTQEGRKIKVSKDGILNIYIAVDISGSIEKNQFNDVKDAVVTLIRKLASFSVSPNYEIFFFSSEIYEVVNIFEFMDKKQEERQQILQKVKDFTIGDRNTGTDLCQAYQTINERMALMKERVKEDFKEHRHVIIVFTDGAYNMGGSPLPTVKRIQDRINLVQSGRDEASKQDYLDMYIFATGAEIDDDVLKPLITTKNNERHYFRLPSSFRELQRSFDAIIDESKVQGLCGLHSMREEGKNINELIDAGNMRSYFPWYAYIIIKHGRNCFGSLVSPDFVLTAAHCFKFGDLPEDVKVVIDDGHGKEKKVKNFMLHPIYNVNAKVNEGVKDFYDYDVALIQLEEPVVISANARPICIPCTQETSDALQLVGDTTCKQQEDILFKTQMEQVSFLSKSGDKVKEKDAYVKLGDNRDECIKHALKAEGITATDPKIPVTDNFLCTGGVQPFVDDRACKGDGGGSVYKIYEYRAVQVGLVSWGTLDCDPIRGQKSDKDARDFHINLFKVLPFLKSILGVDTPDYTPLTFLEN; this comes from the exons AtgttcagctcctgcagagccTCCTCATTCTCCCCATTGTTCCACAGTTTAAGGCTCAACATGGGATTTTCTGGTTGGAGATGGTTTGCTGCTCTTTtcggcctcctctgcctcg CAGGTAGAGTCCAGTCTGATTGTACAGAAGACAATATGAACATGGAAGGAGGTAGTTACACACTGACCAGACAGCTGACAACTGGCAGCATGCTGGTCTACCGATGTGATGATCAGGACTACCATCCTTACCCTGTTCTGACCCGCACGTGTCAGCCGAATAACATGTGGAAACCAGCACCCCAAAAATGGAGGCCTCAGAGATGCAAGC TGGGTGAATGCCCAGATCCCAGTGTACTCGATCATGGATATGTCTTCCCCCCTCAGGAGAGGTACTATGTGCATAATGTGACCACATATGAGTGCTACGCTGGATACAGAATGAAAGGCTCAGCCAGACGAGTTTGCCTTCCAAATGGAAAGTGGAGTGGAAAAACGCCAATCTGTAGCAGAGACA CACAAAGTGCATGTGGTGACCCTGGTGTCCCACCTGGTGCCTCCAGAACAGGGAACTCCTTTGACGTTGGCAACACAGTGACGTATACCTGCAATGGTAATTTATTTCTGGTGGGGTCCAAAGAAAGAAAGTGTCTGGAGAACGGCCAGTGGACGGGCATTGAGCCAGCGTGCTATT acagacacacctaTGACACGTCCCTGGAGATTTCACAGGCATTTGGTAGCTCGATCATGGAGACTCTCACCATGTTAGATACAG ACCAGACACAGGAGGGGAGAAAAATTAAGGTTTCCAAAGATGGAATCCTCAACATCTACATCGCTGTTGATATTTCTGGGAGTATTGAAAAGAATCAATTCAATGATGTGAAAGATGCTGTCGTAACACTCATTAGAAAG CTTGCATCTTTTAGTGTGTCCCCAAACTatgaaatcttttttttctcctcggAAATATATGAAGTTGTCAACATTTTTGAGTTTATGGATAAGAAACAAGAAGAAAGGCAACAAATTCTTCAAAAAGTAAAAGATTTTACAATAGGCG ACAGGAATACTGGAACAGATTTATGCCAGGCATATCAAACCATAAATGAAAGAATGGCTCTCATGAAGGAACGAGTGAAGGAAGATTTCAAGGAGCATCGACACGTGATCATTGTTTTTACAGATG GTGCTTATAATATGGGTGGTTCACCTTTACCCACTGTGAAAAGGATTCAGGACCGGATAAACCTGGTTCAAAGTGGAAGAGATGAAGCCTCAAAACAAGACTATCTTG ATATGTACATCTTTGCTACGGGAGCTGAGATTGATGATGATGTACTGAAGCCCCTCATAACTACAAAAAATAATGAACGGCATTACTTCAGATTGCCGAGCAGTTTCAGAGAATTGCAAAGATCATTTGATGCAATTATTG ATGAAAGCAAAGTTCAAGGTCTATGTGGTCTTCACAGTATGAGAGAAGAgggtaaaaatataaatgagcTCATAGACGCAGGCAACATGAGGAGTTATTTTCCGTGGTACGCATACATTATTATCAAG CATGGAAGGAACTGCTTTGGCTCCCTGGTGTCCCCTGATTTTGTCttgactgctgctcactgcttcaAATTTGGAGATTTACCAGAAGATGTGAAAGTAGTGATCGATGACGGACACGGCAAAG agaaaaaagtaaaaaatttcATGTTACACCCAATTTACAATGTTAACGCCAAAGTAAACGAGGGTGTGAAAGACTTCTATGACTATGATGTTGCTCTCATCCAACTGGAGGAGCCTGTTGTAATATCTGCTAATGCAAG ACCTATTTGCATACCATGCACCCAGGAGACCAGTGATGCTCTACAGCTGGTTGGCGACACCACCTGTAAGCAACAAG AGGACATCCTGTTTAAGACACAAATGGAACAAGTGTCTTTCTTGTCTAAAAGTGGAGACAAAGTAAAGGAAAAGGATGCTTACGTTAAGCTTGGTGATAAT AGAGATGAATGCATCAAACATGCACTAAAAGCAGAGGGCATCACAGCAACAGATCCAAAGATTCCTGTGACTGATAACTTCCTGTGCACTGGTGGTGTTCAACCCTTTGTAGATGATAGAGCATGTAAAG GTGACGGTGGAGGCTCTGTGTACAAAATCTATGAATATCGTGCAGTTCAg GTTGGATTGGTCAGCTGGGGAACCCTAGACTGTGACCCTATCAGGGGACAAAAGTCAGATAAGGACGCCAGAGATTTCCACATTAATCTCTTTAAAGTTCTTCCATTTCTCAAATCCATTCTTGGAGTTGATACTCCGGATTACACACCACTTACATTTTTGGAGAACTAA
- the LOC114869783 gene encoding complement factor B-like isoform X6: MFSSCRASSFSPLFHSLRLNMGFSGWRWFAALFGLLCLCKVQSNCTEDNMNMEGGSYTLTRQLQSDSMLVYQCDDQDYHPYPVLTRTCQPNNMWKPAPQNLPPQRCKLVECPDPSVLEYGQVTPPQERYYVHNVTTYECYAGYRMQGSARRICLPNGKWSGKTPICSRDSESACGDPGVPPGASRTGNSFDFDDTVTYTCNGNLFLVGSKERKCLENGQWTGIEPACYYKHTYDTSLEISQVFGRAIMETLTTLDTDPTQVERKIRVSKDGILNIYIAVDISESIEEKQFNYAKDAIVTLIKKLASFSVSPNYEIFFFSSEIYEVVNIVEFMDKKQEERQQILKKVSDFTIDDRNTGTNINQAYKTIDERMGLIKERVKEDFKEHRHVIIVFTDGAYNMGGSPLPIVKRIQNRINLVQSGRDEASKQDYLDMYIFAMGAEIDDDVLKPLTTTKNDEQHYFRLPSNFKELQKSFDSIIDESNVQGLCGLHKIREEGKNINELIDASNMRSYFPWYASITLKHGRNYCFGSLVSPDFVLTAAHCFKFGDLPEDVKVVIDDGHGKEKKVTNFIIHPNYNINAKVKEGVKEFYDYDVALIQLEEPVVISANARPICIPCTQETSDALQLVGNTTCKQQEDILFKTQLEQVSFLSKSGNKVNEKDAYAKLGDNRDECIKHALKAEGITATDPKIPVTDNFLCTGGVQPFVDDRACKGDSGGSVYKIYEYRAVQVGLVSWGTLDCDPIRGQKSDKDSRDFHINLFKVLPFLKSILGVETPDYTPVKFLEN; this comes from the exons AtgttcagctcctgcagagccTCCTCATTCTCCCCATTGTTCCACAGTTTAAGGCTCAACATGGGATTTTCTGGCTGGAGATGGTTTGCTGCTCTTTtcggcctcctctgcctct GTAAAGTTCAATCTAACTGTACAGAAGACAATATGAACATGGAAGGAGGTAGTTACACACTGACCAGACAGCTCCAAAGTGACAGCATGCTGGTCTACCAATGTGATGATCAGGACTACCATCCTTACCCTGTTCTGACCCGCACGTGTCAGCCGAATAACATGTGGAAACCAGCACCCCAAAATTTGCCGCCTCAGAGATGCAAGC TGGTTGAGTGTCCAGATCCCAGTGTCCTAGAGTATGGACAAGTCACTCCACCACAGGAGAGGTACTATGTGCATAATGTGACCACGTATGAGTGCTACGCTGGATATAGAATGCAAGGCTCAGCCAGACGGATTTGCCTCCCAAATGGGAAGTGGAGTGGAAAAACGCCAATCTGTAGCAGAGACT CAGAAAGTGCATGTGGTGACCCTGGTGTCCCACCTGGTGCCTCCAGAACAGGAAACTCCTTTGACTTTGACGACACAGTGACGTATACCTGCAATGGCAATTTATTTCTGGTGGGGTCCAAAGAAAGAAAGTGTCTGGAGAACGGCCAGTGGACGGGCATTGAGCCAGCATGCTATT acaaacacacctatGACACGTCCCTGGAGATTTCACAGGTATTTGGTAGAGCAATCATGGAGACTCTCACCACTTTAGATACAG aTCCAACACAGGTGGAGAGAAAGATCAGAGTTTCCAAAGATGGAATCCTCAATATCTACATCGCTGTGGATATTTCTGAGAGTATTGAAGAGAAGCAATTCAATTATGCGAAAGATGCCATTGTAACACTCATTAAAAAG CTTGCATCCTTCAGTGTGTCCCCAAACTATGAaatcttctttttctcctcggAAATATATGAAGTTGTCAACATTGTTGAATTTATGGACAAGAAACAAGAAGAAAGACAACAAATTCTTAAAAAAGTATCAGATTTTACAATAGACG ACAGAAATACTGGAACAAATATAAATCAGGCATACAAAACCATCGATGAGAGAATGGGTCTCATAAAGGAACGAGTGAAGGAAGATTTCAAGGAGCATCGACACGTGATCATTGTTTTTACAGATG GTGCTTATAATATGGGTGGTTCACCTTTACCCATTGTTAAAAGGATTCAGAACAGGATAAACCTGGTTCAAAGTGGAAGAGATGAAGCTTCAAAACAAGACTATCTTG ATATGTACATCTTTGCTATGGGAGCTGAGATTGATGATGACGTACTGAAGCCCCTCACAACCACAAAAAATGATGAACAGCATTACTTCAGATTGCCGAGCAATTTCAAAGAATTGCAGAAATCATTTGATTCAATTATTG ATGAAAGCAATGTTCAAGGTCTATGTGGTCTTCACAAGATAAGAGAAGAGGGTAAAAATATAAACGAGCTCATAGATGCAAGCAACATGAGGAGTTATTTTCCATGGTACGCATCCATTACTCTCAAG CATGGAAGGAATTACTGCTTTGGCTCCCTGGTGTCCCCTGATTTTGTCttgactgctgctcactgcttcaAATTTGGAGATTTACCAGAAGATGTGAAAGTAGTGATCGATGACGGACACGGCAAAG AGAAAAAAGTAACAAATTTCATAATACACCCAAATTACAATATTAATGCTAAAGTAAAGGAGGGTGTGAAAGAGTTCTATGACTATGATGTTGCTCTCATCCAACTGGAGGAGCCTGTTGTAATATCTGCTAATGCAAG ACCTATTTGCATACCATGCACCCAGGAGACCAGTGATGCTCTACAGCTGGTTGGCAACACCACCTGTAAGCAACAAG AGGACATTCTGTTTAAGACTCAACTTGAACAAGTGTCTTTCTTGTCCAAAAGTGGAAACAAAGTAAATGAAAAGGATGCTTACGCTAAACTTGGGGATAAT AGAGATGAATGCATCAAACATGCACTAAAAGCAGAGGGCATCACCGCAACAGATCCAAAGATTCCTGTGACTGATAACTTCCTGTGCACTGGTGGAGTTCAACCCTTTGTAGATGATAGAGCATGTAAAG GTGACTCTGGAGGTTCTGTGTACAAAATCTATGAATATCGTGCAGTTCAG GTTGGATTGGTCAGCTGGGGAACCCTAGACTGTGACCCTATCAGGGGACAAAAGTCAGATAAGGACTCCAGAGATTTCCACATTAATCTCTTTAAAGTTCTTCCCTTCCTCAAATCCATTCTTGGAGTTGAAACTCCGGATTACACACCGGTTAAATTTTTGGAGAActaa
- the LOC114869783 gene encoding complement factor B-like isoform X3, protein MFSSCRASSFSPLFHSLRLNMGFSGWRWFAALFGLLCLSGKVQSNCTEDNMNMEGGSYTLTRQLQSDSMLVYQCDDQDYHPYPVLTRTCQPNNMWKPAPQNLPPQRCKLVECPDPSVLEYGQVTPPQERYYVHNVTTYECYAGYRMQGSARRICLPNGKWSGKTPICSRDSESACGDPGVPPGASRTGNSFDFDDTVTYTCNGNLFLVGSKERKCLENGQWTGIEPACYYKHTYDTSLEISQVFGRAIMETLTTLDTDPTQVERKIRVSKDGILNIYIAVDISESIEEKQFNYAKDAIVTLIKKLASFSVSPNYEIFFFSSEIYEVVNIVEFMDKKQEERQQILKKVSDFTIDDRNTGTNINQAYKTIDERMGLIKERVKEDFKEHRHVIIVFTDGAYNMGGSPLPIVKRIQNRINLVQSGRDEASKQDYLDMYIFAMGAEIDDDVLKPLTTTKNDEQHYFRLPSNFKELQKSFDSIIDESNVQGLCGLHKIREEGKNINELIDASNMRSYFPWYASITLKHGRNYCFGSLVSPDFVLTAAHCFKFGDLPEDVKVVIDDGHGKEKKVTNFIIHPNYNINAKVKEGVKEFYDYDVALIQLEEPVVISANARPICIPCTQETSDALQLVGNTTCKQQEDILFKTQLEQVSFLSKSGNKVNEKDAYAKLGDNRDECIKHALKAEGITATDPKIPVTDNFLCTGGVQPFVDDRACKGDSGGSVYKIYEYRAVQVGLVSWGTLDCDPIRGQKSDKDSRDFHINLFKVLPFLKSILGVETPDYTPVKFLEN, encoded by the exons AtgttcagctcctgcagagccTCCTCATTCTCCCCATTGTTCCACAGTTTAAGGCTCAACATGGGATTTTCTGGCTGGAGATGGTTTGCTGCTCTTTtcggcctcctctgcctct CAGGTAAAGTTCAATCTAACTGTACAGAAGACAATATGAACATGGAAGGAGGTAGTTACACACTGACCAGACAGCTCCAAAGTGACAGCATGCTGGTCTACCAATGTGATGATCAGGACTACCATCCTTACCCTGTTCTGACCCGCACGTGTCAGCCGAATAACATGTGGAAACCAGCACCCCAAAATTTGCCGCCTCAGAGATGCAAGC TGGTTGAGTGTCCAGATCCCAGTGTCCTAGAGTATGGACAAGTCACTCCACCACAGGAGAGGTACTATGTGCATAATGTGACCACGTATGAGTGCTACGCTGGATATAGAATGCAAGGCTCAGCCAGACGGATTTGCCTCCCAAATGGGAAGTGGAGTGGAAAAACGCCAATCTGTAGCAGAGACT CAGAAAGTGCATGTGGTGACCCTGGTGTCCCACCTGGTGCCTCCAGAACAGGAAACTCCTTTGACTTTGACGACACAGTGACGTATACCTGCAATGGCAATTTATTTCTGGTGGGGTCCAAAGAAAGAAAGTGTCTGGAGAACGGCCAGTGGACGGGCATTGAGCCAGCATGCTATT acaaacacacctatGACACGTCCCTGGAGATTTCACAGGTATTTGGTAGAGCAATCATGGAGACTCTCACCACTTTAGATACAG aTCCAACACAGGTGGAGAGAAAGATCAGAGTTTCCAAAGATGGAATCCTCAATATCTACATCGCTGTGGATATTTCTGAGAGTATTGAAGAGAAGCAATTCAATTATGCGAAAGATGCCATTGTAACACTCATTAAAAAG CTTGCATCCTTCAGTGTGTCCCCAAACTATGAaatcttctttttctcctcggAAATATATGAAGTTGTCAACATTGTTGAATTTATGGACAAGAAACAAGAAGAAAGACAACAAATTCTTAAAAAAGTATCAGATTTTACAATAGACG ACAGAAATACTGGAACAAATATAAATCAGGCATACAAAACCATCGATGAGAGAATGGGTCTCATAAAGGAACGAGTGAAGGAAGATTTCAAGGAGCATCGACACGTGATCATTGTTTTTACAGATG GTGCTTATAATATGGGTGGTTCACCTTTACCCATTGTTAAAAGGATTCAGAACAGGATAAACCTGGTTCAAAGTGGAAGAGATGAAGCTTCAAAACAAGACTATCTTG ATATGTACATCTTTGCTATGGGAGCTGAGATTGATGATGACGTACTGAAGCCCCTCACAACCACAAAAAATGATGAACAGCATTACTTCAGATTGCCGAGCAATTTCAAAGAATTGCAGAAATCATTTGATTCAATTATTG ATGAAAGCAATGTTCAAGGTCTATGTGGTCTTCACAAGATAAGAGAAGAGGGTAAAAATATAAACGAGCTCATAGATGCAAGCAACATGAGGAGTTATTTTCCATGGTACGCATCCATTACTCTCAAG CATGGAAGGAATTACTGCTTTGGCTCCCTGGTGTCCCCTGATTTTGTCttgactgctgctcactgcttcaAATTTGGAGATTTACCAGAAGATGTGAAAGTAGTGATCGATGACGGACACGGCAAAG AGAAAAAAGTAACAAATTTCATAATACACCCAAATTACAATATTAATGCTAAAGTAAAGGAGGGTGTGAAAGAGTTCTATGACTATGATGTTGCTCTCATCCAACTGGAGGAGCCTGTTGTAATATCTGCTAATGCAAG ACCTATTTGCATACCATGCACCCAGGAGACCAGTGATGCTCTACAGCTGGTTGGCAACACCACCTGTAAGCAACAAG AGGACATTCTGTTTAAGACTCAACTTGAACAAGTGTCTTTCTTGTCCAAAAGTGGAAACAAAGTAAATGAAAAGGATGCTTACGCTAAACTTGGGGATAAT AGAGATGAATGCATCAAACATGCACTAAAAGCAGAGGGCATCACCGCAACAGATCCAAAGATTCCTGTGACTGATAACTTCCTGTGCACTGGTGGAGTTCAACCCTTTGTAGATGATAGAGCATGTAAAG GTGACTCTGGAGGTTCTGTGTACAAAATCTATGAATATCGTGCAGTTCAG GTTGGATTGGTCAGCTGGGGAACCCTAGACTGTGACCCTATCAGGGGACAAAAGTCAGATAAGGACTCCAGAGATTTCCACATTAATCTCTTTAAAGTTCTTCCCTTCCTCAAATCCATTCTTGGAGTTGAAACTCCGGATTACACACCGGTTAAATTTTTGGAGAActaa